Proteins encoded within one genomic window of Pleurocapsa minor HA4230-MV1:
- the cobA gene encoding uroporphyrinogen-III C-methyltransferase: MVQSGKVYLVGAGVGNQDYLTVRGKQLLTTAQVLIYDALVDESLLQLVPLSCLQVCVGKRGGQASTPQAEINQLLVNYCLQGKQIVRLKSGDPFIFGRANEEIAALQQANCDFALIPGISSTLAAPLLAGIPLTDKNLSRNYVVLSGHQPEHQDWSALARIDTLVILMGGKSLPQIVQNLLANGRSPAEPIAIIRHCGRPQQQFFWGTLTDIVDKTAKISLSPAVIVIGKVVQLSNQNSSPTSLSLTNKTILVTRAAEQSSKFTSLLQQQGATVVEMPALTITPPSDWTALDRAIANLAQFQWLILTSANGVNYFFERLEYLGYDARALGKTKIAVVGRKTAGVLQAWKLNPDFIPPNYVADSMVEHFPGSLAGQKLLFPRVETGGRDILVQELTSQGAEVVEVAAYQSQCPAQIDESAWQALKLQQIDVITFASSKTVKNFSQLLQQQLKSSGITDRLLDKVCIASIGPQTSKTCYELLGRVDLEATEYTLEGLTEAIANHKFN, from the coding sequence ATGGTGCAGTCAGGCAAGGTTTATTTAGTTGGTGCGGGGGTTGGTAATCAGGATTATTTAACCGTCAGGGGGAAACAGTTGTTAACTACTGCCCAGGTGCTGATTTACGATGCTTTGGTGGATGAATCTCTGTTACAGTTAGTTCCCCTAAGCTGTCTACAAGTTTGCGTTGGTAAACGGGGAGGGCAAGCTAGTACGCCACAAGCGGAGATTAATCAGTTGTTAGTCAATTATTGTCTTCAGGGCAAACAGATTGTACGGTTGAAAAGTGGCGATCCGTTTATTTTTGGACGGGCTAACGAGGAAATTGCAGCCCTACAACAAGCTAACTGCGATTTTGCCTTAATTCCTGGCATTTCTTCTACTCTAGCTGCACCCTTGTTAGCAGGAATTCCCTTGACGGATAAAAACTTGAGCCGTAACTATGTGGTGTTGAGTGGACATCAACCCGAACACCAAGATTGGTCAGCTTTAGCCAGAATTGACACTCTGGTAATCCTCATGGGGGGAAAATCTCTACCGCAGATTGTGCAGAATTTATTAGCCAATGGGCGATCGCCTGCTGAACCAATCGCGATTATTCGTCACTGTGGTAGACCACAACAGCAGTTTTTTTGGGGTACATTAACCGATATAGTAGACAAAACCGCAAAAATCTCCCTTTCTCCCGCAGTTATTGTTATAGGTAAGGTTGTGCAGCTTAGTAATCAGAATTCATCTCCAACTTCTCTTTCTTTAACCAATAAAACTATCTTGGTAACTCGCGCTGCTGAACAATCAAGTAAGTTTACCTCCTTACTTCAACAACAGGGGGCAACAGTGGTGGAAATGCCTGCTTTAACTATTACGCCTCCCTCAGATTGGACAGCTTTGGATCGGGCGATCGCTAATTTAGCTCAGTTTCAGTGGCTGATTTTGACATCTGCTAATGGAGTTAATTATTTCTTTGAGCGCCTAGAGTATCTGGGCTATGACGCTCGCGCTTTAGGCAAAACTAAAATTGCGGTGGTGGGACGAAAAACGGCTGGGGTATTGCAAGCTTGGAAGCTAAATCCCGATTTTATTCCGCCGAATTATGTAGCAGATTCAATGGTGGAACATTTTCCTGGATCTTTGGCAGGACAAAAACTCTTGTTTCCCAGGGTAGAAACAGGCGGGAGAGACATTTTAGTTCAGGAATTAACCAGTCAGGGTGCTGAGGTGGTGGAAGTTGCTGCCTATCAATCTCAATGTCCAGCCCAGATAGATGAATCAGCATGGCAGGCTTTGAAGCTACAGCAAATTGATGTCATCACCTTTGCCAGTTCTAAAACAGTCAAAAATTTCTCTCAGTTATTACAGCAGCAATTGAAGTCATCAGGCATCACGGATCGTTTATTAGACAAGGTTTGCATTGCTTCCATTGGCCCTCAAACCTCGAAAACTTGTTACGAATTGCTTGGTAGAGTCGATTTAGAAGCAACAGAATATACATTGGAAGGTTTAACTGAGGCGATCGCCAATCATAAATTCAATTAA
- a CDS encoding carbon dioxide-concentrating mechanism protein, whose product MSNIERRKAQLGKVGTQPSYVGREPIYHNEHPFKDSALGLVSTKSFPAIVGTADMMLKSSEVTMVGYEKIGDGYCTAIVRGNIADVRLAVEEGAKTAEKFGQLVSKLVIARPMPNLEAIFPIGSQLIELAQKRRGYSRLSNRSIGLLETRGFPAMVGGADAMLKSADVQLASYEKIGDGLCTAIIRGSIANVAIAIEAGMQEAERIGELHAVMIIPRLLEDLEHTLPVASYWQDEQEPLPVLLPKEVKQKEKELIELPQGETQPLRVPLKRKLEIEEL is encoded by the coding sequence ATGTCTAACATAGAACGTAGAAAGGCACAATTAGGCAAAGTTGGCACACAACCAAGTTATGTTGGCAGAGAACCAATCTACCACAACGAACATCCTTTCAAAGACAGTGCGCTAGGTTTAGTATCGACCAAAAGTTTTCCTGCAATTGTCGGCACGGCTGACATGATGCTCAAGTCGTCAGAAGTGACCATGGTAGGCTACGAAAAGATTGGTGATGGATACTGTACAGCGATAGTTAGAGGCAACATTGCCGATGTCCGATTAGCGGTGGAAGAAGGGGCGAAAACCGCCGAAAAGTTTGGTCAGCTTGTGTCTAAGTTAGTAATTGCCCGTCCGATGCCTAATTTAGAAGCTATATTTCCCATTGGTAGTCAGTTAATTGAATTAGCGCAAAAAAGAAGGGGCTATAGTCGTCTAAGTAATCGTTCCATCGGCTTACTAGAAACCAGAGGTTTTCCCGCTATGGTTGGGGGTGCAGATGCGATGCTTAAATCTGCCGATGTGCAGCTAGCTTCTTATGAAAAGATTGGCGATGGCTTGTGTACCGCCATTATTCGGGGTTCGATCGCCAATGTCGCGATCGCGATCGAGGCAGGAATGCAGGAAGCCGAAAGAATCGGCGAACTTCATGCAGTGATGATTATTCCTCGATTACTCGAAGATCTCGAACATACTTTACCTGTGGCTAGCTATTGGCAAGATGAACAAGAGCCTCTACCTGTGTTGTTACCAAAAGAAGTTAAGCAGAAAGAGAAAGAATTAATCGAATTGCCTCAAGGAGAGACGCAACCGCTACGAGTTCCTCTCAAAAGAAAGTTAGAAATTGAGGAACTTTAA
- a CDS encoding MFS transporter, which translates to MDTSEKPREREKLNFTTKLAYGAGDLGPAIAANLLTFFLLYFFTRVAGLPAGLSGSILAIGKISDAINDPITGILSDRTRSRWGRRMPWILYGAIPFGILLFLQWIVPQFSNDSTIQTWSLFTYYVAIGILSNLAYTAVNLPYTALTPELTQDYDERTSLTSFRFAFSIGGSILSLVLARFIFQTYADDPQQQYLILGVISSIIATIALFWCAIRIQERGALPIVNQLGKKILGFSLGVVGTVILVYGITQFTNGSGNSSYGVTGILLGIEILAFGLTLIFAKTEPHLNNSAATAARDLANNVPTTPIKEQIKMAFSNKPFLYVIGIYLCSWLAFQLTASILIYYSVSWMGMNEADSPTVPLTVQATAFIMLFGWTFISRKLDKKTVFILGSIIWIVAQGGLFLIQPGQIKELYLLAILAGFGVSVAFLIPWSMIPDVVDLDELNTSQRREGIFYSFMVLLQKFGLAFALFLVGQALEWSGFISQPPGGAVPVQPDSALLAIRIAVAPLPTIFLIIGVVLTYFYPITKEVHADIRRQLQERKQEILDN; encoded by the coding sequence TTGGATACTAGCGAGAAGCCCAGAGAGAGAGAAAAGCTTAACTTTACCACCAAACTTGCCTATGGTGCGGGAGATCTAGGGCCAGCAATTGCCGCCAATCTGTTGACATTTTTCTTATTGTATTTTTTTACTCGAGTTGCGGGATTACCTGCGGGTTTATCAGGCAGTATTTTAGCGATTGGGAAAATCAGTGATGCGATTAACGATCCCATTACGGGAATTTTAAGCGATCGCACTCGTAGTCGTTGGGGTAGACGTATGCCTTGGATATTGTATGGTGCTATTCCCTTTGGTATTTTGCTATTTCTTCAGTGGATCGTACCGCAATTTAGTAATGACTCGACAATTCAAACTTGGAGTTTATTTACTTATTATGTTGCTATTGGGATTTTATCTAATTTGGCTTACACAGCGGTCAATTTACCTTACACGGCTTTAACTCCAGAATTGACCCAAGACTATGATGAACGAACTAGTCTAACTAGCTTTCGCTTTGCTTTTTCCATTGGGGGTAGTATTTTATCTTTAGTCTTAGCCAGATTTATTTTTCAAACTTATGCTGATGATCCACAGCAGCAATATCTAATTTTGGGCGTAATTAGCAGTATTATTGCCACTATTGCTTTGTTCTGGTGTGCTATTCGGATTCAAGAACGAGGTGCCTTACCAATTGTCAACCAACTGGGCAAAAAGATTTTGGGTTTTAGCTTGGGAGTTGTCGGAACAGTGATTTTGGTTTATGGCATAACTCAGTTTACCAATGGCTCAGGTAATAGCTCTTATGGGGTTACGGGCATTCTTCTGGGGATAGAAATACTTGCTTTTGGGCTGACTTTAATTTTTGCTAAAACAGAACCTCATTTAAACAATTCCGCAGCAACGGCAGCGAGGGATTTAGCTAATAATGTTCCCACCACGCCTATCAAAGAACAAATAAAAATGGCTTTTAGTAACAAACCATTTCTTTATGTAATTGGCATTTATCTCTGTTCTTGGTTAGCTTTCCAACTTACAGCCTCAATTTTAATTTATTACTCCGTTAGTTGGATGGGCATGAATGAAGCAGACTCGCCAACAGTACCACTTACTGTTCAAGCAACAGCCTTTATTATGTTATTTGGTTGGACTTTTATTAGTCGAAAGCTGGATAAAAAAACCGTATTTATTTTGGGCAGTATCATTTGGATTGTGGCTCAAGGCGGATTATTTCTAATTCAGCCAGGTCAAATCAAAGAGCTTTATTTACTCGCAATTTTGGCTGGGTTTGGGGTGTCGGTTGCTTTTTTGATTCCTTGGTCAATGATTCCCGATGTCGTTGATTTAGATGAATTGAACACAAGCCAGAGAAGAGAAGGCATTTTTTACAGCTTTATGGTGCTATTACAAAAATTTGGGCTAGCTTTTGCTTTATTTTTAGTCGGACAGGCACTAGAGTGGTCTGGATTTATTTCCCAACCACCAGGAGGAGCAGTTCCTGTACAACCAGACAGTGCTTTATTAGCAATTAGAATTGCAGTTGCGCCTCTACCGACTATCTTTCTGATCATTGGCGTAGTCCTAACCTATTTCTATCCAATCACCAAAGAAGTCCACGCGGATATTCGCCGACAACTGCAAGAGAGAAAACAAGAAATATTAGACAATTAA
- a CDS encoding DUF72 domain-containing protein, giving the protein MGITFIQLPPSYSPEYLADLSEFLHACSQLNLPLALEVRHLDWFKTEVGDYAPLKD; this is encoded by the coding sequence CTGGGAATAACTTTCATCCAGCTACCCCCTAGCTATAGCCCTGAATATCTAGCTGACTTAAGCGAATTTCTGCACGCCTGTAGCCAGCTTAATCTTCCCTTAGCCCTAGAAGTACGTCATCTAGACTGGTTCAAAACCGAAGTAGGCGATTACGCTCCCCTAAAGGACTAG
- a CDS encoding helix-turn-helix domain-containing protein has translation MDREQNFIVTHGSENIFDDLGFEKSEAANLKIRADLMLALKEYIQSQDWSQEQAAEFFQETQPRISNLINGEISRFSVDKLINMLSRAGMEVKVEILSLAA, from the coding sequence ATGGATCGAGAGCAAAATTTTATAGTTACCCATGGCAGCGAAAATATCTTTGACGATTTGGGATTTGAAAAATCAGAAGCAGCTAACTTAAAAATCAGAGCAGATTTAATGCTAGCTTTAAAAGAATATATTCAATCTCAAGATTGGTCACAAGAACAAGCAGCAGAGTTTTTTCAAGAAACACAACCAAGAATTAGTAATTTAATTAACGGTGAAATTAGCAGATTCAGCGTAGACAAGCTGATTAATATGTTGTCCCGTGCGGGAATGGAAGTCAAGGTAGAAATTTTATCACTTGCTGCATAA
- a CDS encoding DUF72 domain-containing protein, with product MNFYLGCAVWSYKDWVGNLYPPKSQPRDFLNLYSRRFTTVEGNTTFYAIPSAQTIEKWVEQTPPGFKFCPKLHRQITHQGLLTPRISEAITLRVAFGSLFSKEYQV from the coding sequence GTGAACTTTTATCTAGGCTGTGCAGTTTGGTCATACAAAGACTGGGTGGGTAATTTGTATCCGCCTAAAAGCCAACCACGAGATTTTTTAAACCTATACAGTCGGCGATTCACTACCGTTGAGGGCAATACTACTTTTTACGCTATTCCCTCTGCCCAAACAATAGAAAAATGGGTCGAACAAACTCCCCCTGGCTTTAAATTCTGTCCTAAACTGCATCGCCAGATTACCCATCAAGGTTTACTGACTCCACGTATTTCTGAGGCGATTACGCTCCGCGTAGCCTTCGGATCGCTTTTTTCCAAAGAATATCAGGTTTAG
- a CDS encoding phosphoribosyltransferase, whose product MTNLYVTWSEYHHKIESLAVKIYQSNWQFDHIVCLAKGGLRVGDILCRLYDKPLAVLSTASYGGESNQERGTIKFSDHLSTIAPIGDRILLVDDLVDSGVSLSESINWLKTKYPDKITEIRTAVIWYKSTSIKTPDYYVEYLPNNPWIHQPFEAYEQVEISEFATQLDEV is encoded by the coding sequence ATGACGAATTTATATGTCACCTGGTCAGAATATCATCATAAAATCGAAAGCCTCGCTGTCAAGATTTATCAATCTAATTGGCAGTTCGATCATATTGTCTGCCTGGCTAAGGGTGGCTTGCGCGTCGGAGATATTCTTTGTCGGTTATATGATAAACCTCTGGCTGTATTGTCTACTGCTTCTTATGGTGGAGAAAGTAATCAAGAGCGTGGGACAATTAAATTCTCGGATCATCTCTCAACAATTGCGCCAATCGGCGATCGCATTTTACTCGTTGACGATTTAGTCGATTCTGGCGTTAGCTTGAGCGAATCGATTAATTGGCTCAAAACTAAATATCCAGACAAGATTACGGAAATTCGTACTGCTGTAATTTGGTACAAAAGTACCTCGATAAAAACACCAGACTATTATGTAGAGTATTTGCCGAATAATCCTTGGATACATCAACCATTTGAAGCGTATGAACAGGTTGAAATCTCTGAATTTGCGACTCAGTTAGATGAGGTTTAG
- a CDS encoding GNAT family N-acetyltransferase, whose translation MGSSFKIRHTSPGDYSSIISVLDEWWGGRQMSAMLPKLFFTHFCDTSFVVELDSKIIGFLIGFLSQSNPEEAYIHFVGIHPNFRKQGVGSILYREFFRVAQEFDRVRVKCVTSPLNKSSIAYHVRMGFEAEPSEIQEDGVPYHLDYDGSGEHRVLFVKHLREIAT comes from the coding sequence ATGGGCAGCTCTTTTAAGATTCGTCATACTTCTCCAGGCGATTACAGCTCTATCATTTCTGTTCTTGATGAATGGTGGGGAGGAAGGCAGATGAGTGCTATGCTTCCCAAGTTGTTTTTTACTCATTTTTGCGACACAAGTTTTGTTGTAGAGTTGGACAGCAAAATTATTGGTTTTTTAATTGGATTTTTATCGCAGTCTAATCCAGAAGAAGCCTACATTCATTTCGTTGGTATTCATCCAAACTTCAGGAAGCAGGGAGTTGGAAGTATCTTGTATAGGGAGTTTTTTCGGGTTGCTCAAGAGTTTGATCGTGTCCGAGTTAAGTGCGTCACCTCTCCGCTTAATAAAAGTTCTATTGCTTATCATGTACGGATGGGATTTGAGGCTGAACCAAGTGAAATACAGGAAGATGGCGTGCCGTATCATCTAGACTATGATGGATCGGGGGAGCATCGTGTACTGTTTGTTAAGCATTTGCGAGAGATCGCTACATAA
- a CDS encoding glycosyltransferase family 39 protein: MLNKNILNQVNWTKFCHYLALFGIVFGVLVRTVQYLHNRSLWGDELSLVINILDRSYGELSQTLDYNQSAPLGFLWLEKLATQLWGNSEYALRLLPFISSIISLGVFYILVRQYSSVMAAPIAIALFACTRYTVYFSTELKPYSGDVAIALILFWLITKTRQRILTVKEMLVFAGLGSLAIWLSYPSVLVMAGMEGWNLFITPRRSWGKIILNRLGVYLIWLINFGLFYIINIADAVNNEDLSSSWAGRYPDSFTDILWLLDVLAKFFYHPMGFLGITDGIGIFAFIVGCIAWYRHNQTLFFALIAPFVANIIAAYLHQYPFQDRLTLFLAPFGMMIVAEGIVLMLSYIKKLHQGENSTVARLMVILGIISLTALTIPPIYQASNSLVKPVLKQEVKPVLAYVAEQNQPGDKVYVYAEGNLAFTYYMRLKNYQNLDYTLGTVNFDSDDPKQDLQQDLGKELQPLRGRRVWFILRANSEKESEIIEYLERIGQKRDSFQQTGASAYLYLL, from the coding sequence GTGTTAAACAAAAATATTTTAAATCAGGTAAACTGGACTAAATTTTGCCATTATCTAGCTTTATTCGGCATTGTTTTCGGCGTTTTAGTTCGTACTGTTCAATATCTCCATAATCGATCGCTTTGGGGAGATGAACTTAGTTTAGTTATTAATATTCTTGATCGCTCTTATGGAGAATTATCTCAAACACTAGATTATAATCAGTCGGCACCCTTGGGTTTCCTTTGGCTAGAAAAACTGGCGACGCAATTATGGGGTAATAGTGAATATGCTCTGAGGTTACTGCCGTTTATTTCCAGCATTATTTCTTTGGGGGTATTTTATATCTTGGTGCGCCAATATAGTTCAGTGATGGCTGCACCTATAGCGATCGCTTTGTTTGCCTGTACTCGTTATACGGTTTACTTCTCCACCGAATTAAAACCTTACTCTGGTGATGTTGCGATCGCCTTAATTCTATTTTGGTTAATCACTAAAACCCGACAGCGGATTTTAACAGTTAAAGAGATGCTGGTTTTTGCTGGTTTGGGTAGTTTAGCTATCTGGCTTTCTTATCCTTCTGTGTTAGTTATGGCGGGGATGGAAGGATGGAATTTATTCATAACGCCGAGAAGATCTTGGGGCAAAATTATCCTTAATCGTCTGGGAGTTTATTTAATCTGGCTGATTAATTTCGGTTTGTTTTACATAATTAATATTGCCGATGCTGTAAACAATGAAGATTTAAGTTCTTCCTGGGCAGGGCGATACCCAGATTCCTTCACTGATATCCTGTGGTTATTGGATGTTTTAGCCAAGTTTTTCTATCATCCGATGGGATTTTTGGGCATAACTGATGGCATTGGTATTTTTGCCTTTATCGTTGGCTGTATTGCCTGGTATCGACATAATCAGACGCTCTTTTTTGCCCTAATTGCTCCGTTTGTCGCTAACATAATTGCTGCTTATCTCCATCAATACCCTTTCCAAGATCGCCTGACTCTTTTTTTAGCACCTTTTGGCATGATGATCGTCGCGGAAGGAATTGTCTTGATGCTGTCGTACATTAAAAAGCTCCATCAAGGGGAAAACTCAACAGTAGCTCGGTTAATGGTCATATTGGGAATCATATCTCTGACTGCTTTAACGATCCCGCCAATTTATCAAGCTAGTAACTCCCTCGTAAAACCTGTATTAAAGCAGGAAGTCAAACCTGTTTTGGCATATGTTGCCGAGCAAAATCAACCAGGAGATAAGGTATATGTTTATGCAGAAGGTAATCTAGCTTTCACCTATTACATGAGGCTAAAAAACTATCAGAATCTAGACTATACTCTGGGGACAGTTAACTTTGATAGTGACGATCCCAAGCAAGACTTGCAACAGGATTTGGGTAAAGAGCTACAACCGTTAAGGGGGCGTAGAGTTTGGTTTATTCTGCGCGCCAATTCCGAAAAAGAATCAGAAATAATCGAATATTTAGAACGCATTGGTCAAAAAAGAGACTCGTTTCAGCAGACGGGAGCTTCTGCCTACCTTTATCTGTTATAA
- a CDS encoding DUF72 domain-containing protein — MLDTRPIYNCPDDPQIGSPRKKPQVPLQEIITGNTAFIRFISHPDRQYNQTYLEQWVSKLHYWFSQGKTVYFFVHCPQEGRSPDTAKYLYSLFQQQNTNLNPAILPWNNLETDPTQLSLF, encoded by the coding sequence TTGCTCGACACACGACCAATTTATAACTGTCCCGACGATCCCCAAATTGGTTCACCTCGTAAAAAACCGCAAGTCCCTTTACAGGAGATAATTACAGGAAATACAGCATTTATCCGCTTTATTAGTCACCCCGATCGCCAATATAACCAAACTTACCTCGAACAATGGGTCAGTAAACTACATTACTGGTTTAGTCAAGGCAAAACTGTTTACTTTTTTGTCCACTGCCCCCAAGAAGGGCGATCTCCTGATACTGCCAAGTATTTATACTCTTTATTTCAACAGCAAAATACTAACCTCAACCCAGCTATCTTACCGTGGAATAACCTAGAGACCGATCCGACGCAGCTAAGTCTGTTTTAA
- a CDS encoding hemolysin family protein, with protein MSSIVTEIIVILILIIANGIFSGSEMAVISARKVRLEQAANRGNRKARVALKLANAPNNFLSTVQIGITSIGVLSGAVAGATIAERLASVFESNPVLKPYSEGIGVGIVVSVVTYLSLVIGELVPKRIALNNPEQIACSIAKPMRFLSRFVAPLVHLLSMSTDLLLKLIGIKASEEPAITEEEIKVLIRQGAESGMFEESEQEMVERVFRLGDRSVKSLMTPRTKIVWLDLDSPLTETIQKVDDSSYSRFPIARGSIDQCVGIVRGSRLLATQLFNQNAELESLMQSPLYVAESTRALNVLEQFKQTGIHIALITDEYGGIEGLVTLTDLMEAIVGDLPLIETEEEPMAIQREDGSWLLDGLLAIDEFRGIFSDRSLPEMQIHAYHTLGGFVMHSLMHIPQSGEYFDWGGLRLEVMDMDGTRVDKVLVAPIQHQNPETENIDNE; from the coding sequence ATGTCTTCGATCGTCACCGAAATTATTGTAATTTTGATTTTAATTATTGCTAATGGTATCTTTTCAGGTTCAGAGATGGCGGTGATTTCTGCTCGTAAAGTTCGTTTGGAACAGGCGGCTAATCGAGGAAACCGAAAGGCACGAGTTGCACTCAAGCTAGCTAATGCTCCCAATAATTTTCTCTCCACCGTCCAAATTGGAATTACTTCAATTGGAGTTCTTAGTGGTGCTGTGGCAGGGGCAACTATTGCCGAACGGCTAGCATCGGTTTTTGAAAGCAATCCTGTTTTGAAACCTTATAGCGAAGGAATTGGTGTTGGGATTGTGGTCAGCGTAGTTACATACCTTTCCTTAGTAATTGGGGAATTAGTACCAAAACGGATTGCCCTGAATAATCCAGAGCAAATTGCTTGCTCAATCGCCAAACCGATGCGGTTTCTTTCTCGCTTTGTCGCCCCCCTAGTTCATTTACTCAGTATGTCGACGGATTTACTGCTCAAGCTAATAGGAATAAAAGCCTCAGAAGAACCAGCCATCACGGAAGAAGAAATTAAGGTGCTGATTCGCCAAGGGGCTGAATCTGGGATGTTTGAAGAGTCTGAACAGGAAATGGTAGAACGGGTTTTTCGATTGGGCGATCGCTCTGTTAAGTCGCTGATGACTCCCCGCACCAAAATTGTCTGGCTAGATCTTGACTCCCCACTGACAGAAACTATACAAAAGGTTGATGACAGTAGTTATTCTCGGTTTCCAATTGCACGTGGCAGTATAGATCAATGCGTAGGTATCGTTCGGGGTAGCAGACTTTTAGCAACTCAATTGTTTAACCAAAATGCTGAATTAGAATCCTTAATGCAGTCGCCTCTATATGTTGCAGAAAGTACTCGCGCTTTGAATGTCCTAGAACAGTTTAAACAAACTGGAATACATATAGCCTTGATAACGGATGAATATGGTGGAATTGAGGGTTTAGTTACCCTGACTGACTTAATGGAGGCGATTGTAGGGGATTTACCTTTGATAGAAACTGAAGAAGAACCAATGGCAATTCAAAGGGAAGACGGTTCTTGGTTGTTAGATGGGTTACTGGCAATTGATGAATTTAGAGGTATTTTTAGCGATCGATCACTTCCTGAAATGCAAATCCATGCGTATCACACTTTGGGTGGATTTGTGATGCACTCTTTAATGCATATTCCCCAGTCTGGTGAATATTTTGATTGGGGTGGATTACGATTAGAAGTCATGGATATGGATGGTACAAGAGTAGATAAGGTATTGGTTGCTCCAATTCAGCACCAAAACCCAGAGACAGAAAATATCGACAACGAATAA
- a CDS encoding homoserine dehydrogenase, with amino-acid sequence MAFKIGLLGYGTVGTGTAEIILDPEGRNSLLQDIEIAKVGVRSLDRSRTPELPSGVLTTDLEAIVSDPEIKIVVELLGGLEPARSLILQAIEQGKHVVTANKAVIARHGAEIFTAANQAGVYVLFEAAVGGGIPVIKPLKQSLGVNRIQTVIGIINGTTNYILTQMTEEGADFEEVLAEAQQLGYAEADPTADVDGYDAADKIAILAAIAFNGRIKREEIACEGIRQINATDISYADDLGFVIKLLAIAKRGQSPIAKSNADNDSLQVRVHPTLVSKNHPLANVNGVYNAILVEGEPLGQVMLFGPGAGKGATASAVVSDIVNIVGFLQTSNTTRKLDPMLSCPHEHFKQLTPIAEINSRFYARFLCQDVPGVIGHLGTSFGKHQVSLESVVQIGFRDNLAEIVVVTHDVQEGNFRQALEEIKSLASIDSIPSILRVL; translated from the coding sequence GTGGCTTTTAAGATTGGTTTACTAGGTTACGGCACGGTTGGTACAGGTACAGCAGAAATTATTTTAGATCCCGAAGGGCGTAATAGTCTGTTGCAGGACATAGAGATAGCTAAGGTAGGAGTGCGATCGCTCGATCGGTCTCGAACGCCTGAATTACCCTCTGGCGTGTTAACTACGGATCTAGAAGCAATTGTTAGCGATCCTGAAATTAAGATTGTTGTCGAACTGTTGGGTGGATTAGAACCAGCGCGATCGCTAATTCTCCAGGCAATAGAACAGGGTAAGCATGTTGTTACCGCTAATAAAGCTGTCATTGCCAGGCATGGAGCAGAGATTTTTACCGCAGCTAACCAAGCAGGGGTATATGTCCTCTTTGAAGCAGCCGTAGGGGGAGGCATTCCTGTAATTAAACCCTTGAAGCAGTCTTTGGGAGTGAATCGGATTCAAACTGTGATTGGCATTATTAACGGCACGACGAACTATATTCTGACTCAGATGACTGAGGAAGGTGCAGACTTTGAGGAGGTGTTAGCCGAAGCACAGCAACTAGGTTACGCCGAAGCCGATCCCACGGCTGATGTGGATGGTTACGATGCAGCAGATAAGATTGCAATTCTCGCGGCGATCGCTTTTAATGGCAGAATTAAACGGGAAGAGATTGCCTGTGAAGGTATTCGTCAGATCAACGCCACTGATATTAGCTATGCCGATGACTTAGGATTTGTAATTAAATTACTGGCGATCGCGAAGCGTGGACAGAGTCCAATCGCTAAATCTAATGCTGACAATGATTCGCTTCAAGTACGAGTTCATCCCACTTTAGTTTCCAAAAACCACCCTCTAGCCAATGTTAACGGGGTCTATAATGCTATTTTGGTTGAGGGAGAACCATTAGGTCAGGTAATGTTGTTTGGCCCTGGTGCAGGCAAAGGAGCAACAGCTAGCGCGGTTGTCTCAGATATTGTTAATATCGTGGGATTTTTGCAGACTAGCAATACCACACGCAAGCTCGATCCGATGTTGAGCTGCCCCCACGAACACTTTAAGCAGCTTACTCCCATTGCTGAGATTAATAGCCGTTTCTATGCGCGTTTTCTCTGCCAAGACGTTCCTGGAGTGATCGGTCATTTAGGCACTAGTTTTGGTAAACATCAAGTTAGTTTGGAGTCTGTAGTACAAATAGGTTTCCGCGATAATTTAGCCGAAATTGTGGTGGTAACTCACGATGTCCAAGAAGGTAACTTCCGCCAGGCACTAGAAGAAATTAAAAGTCTGGCATCGATTGATAGTATTCCCAGTATTTTGAGGGTGCTTTAA